The following are from one region of the Rhinoraja longicauda isolate Sanriku21f chromosome 3, sRhiLon1.1, whole genome shotgun sequence genome:
- the hand2 gene encoding heart- and neural crest derivatives-expressed protein 2, whose translation MSLVGGFPHHPVVHDGYPFAAAAAAAAANRCHEESPYFHGWLISHAEMSPPDYTMGPNYSPEYANGGGLDHTSYGAVSSAAAAAAVVAAGTRPTKRRGTANRKERRRTQSINSAFAELRECIPNVPADTKLSKIKTLRLATSYIAYLMDLLAKDEQNGETEAFKAEIKKVDVKEEKRKRELNEVLKSTVSSNDKKTKGRTGWPQHVWALELKQ comes from the exons ATGAGTTTAGTTGGAGGATTTCCTCATCATCCTGTGGTACACGATGGTTATCCTTTCGCCGCGGCCGCAGCAGCAGCGGCCGCCAACCGCTGTCATGAAGAGAGCCCCTATTTCCACGGTTGGCTCATCAGTCACGCCGAGATGTCGCCGCCAGACTACACCATGGGTCCCAACTACAGCCCCGAGTACGCGAACGGCGGCGGCCTGGATCACACGTCGTACGGGGCAGTTTcctcggcggcggcggcggcggcggtggtggCTGCGGGCACCAGACCGACCAAGCGCAGGGGCACGGCCAACCGTAAGGAGAGGCGCAGGACTCAGAGTATCAACAGCGCCTTTGCCGAGCTGAGGGAGTGCATCCCCAACGTGCCCGCGGACACCAAGCTCTCCAAGATCAAAACCTTGCGCCTAGCCACCAGTTACATCGCCTACCTCATGGACCTGCTGGCCAAAGATGAGCAGAACGGAGAGACCGAGGCCTTCAAAGCGGAAATCAAAAAGGTCGATGTCAAAGAGGAAAAGAGGAAGCGAGAGTTG AATGAAGTTCTGAAGAGTACAGTCAGCAGCAACGATAAGAAGACAAAGGGACGGACTGGTTGGCCGCAGCACGTCTGGGCTTTGGAACTCAAACAGTGA